From the genome of Biomphalaria glabrata chromosome 1, xgBioGlab47.1, whole genome shotgun sequence, one region includes:
- the LOC106075037 gene encoding uncharacterized protein LOC106075037 isoform X2, producing the protein MNQDGASEKSCYCDSGDTNIININSLNGLNKDEFCIGSSNISSGGLKLTISCSKKNSEDVQDYSIGANLNNQNINSDIQHSNMENQVSEIEVATDDCTSNLKTGQDKEPGASSNEPVTFLERSCFMPPMISPKSLKGNHLKSLPVDKHDSSLFVSTHNESSVSVMKPGLDHLKSNEVYKPYKRCKNEGSIHISSLHDVHDPLFRLDALPNVSPDSGIISLDESPFGNESPNSLVNGEFNSEVQHSQMSSSNFTQLLNKKFDPSPIIPEVVRDNINLNNGDKRKEHFEMLEIETNLVQECDVSILAKPVIMENVNGESIPDSATSQPNELNGRSIIVSSPHKISQISGRKKRGRPPKKKKTLLLRHKKSTLYSGLYNGLLNTENKNVFTAGIQRGSYRHSSEHLDGKYLSGSLCSNAETDCTIAKTKLKKNLPGRPKGSLSKRTLSASLPNKLPSKKKVVSNQISQLVNLSEKDCNKRPRGRPRKNLEIEEKDIFVDKKDQNNSILEDNTNKSKKSVRKKHLRKRLFTQRKKPASSIKCKINVTDQIGQKKNKNQDSIPQRVNSSVAKKLKHVAPSATPEKKTDVSLLRHKPLISPEKTVFQDSDLDAILKSVKSSITSQFASEEINSDFIGNILFDNPFKVLEPTPFPKMLRIEPPKANKPKPKKNRLHVMMRRTKRKKRKKISIPKTDISAALPVPQKLEVFSTMAHLKRMEKFTVTPQKKCSSFGSPTSEKRLSFFTSCSQPSKILATSRLNVFRSGTGVDDMHRSGTLTDYDQSDFFDKRNKKRHRLLYRKSKHKNIIDPVFAADLDSLVSGLNGMAISENPADNYIRVRPGEMPLPSIFRVIKIDLNKSRKDRLLSSETINSDRSKQRKETPVTHEISPGIKPAMKSGRKKSISDQNQINDFRDFSLISDSHDQCLPPKKRHRLVNLESPQFDSSPSTFVIENLSLKKDLKVQRKCRRLKKSPYQEENKLCDKTSRLNKQLSTMELTIDTSSFTTGGSSTCVSPLSPCPSRLSTRSSTQPSLSSPSPTGSAGYRNRYTSLSISSFTCPVHSSLSCQSERSTCPECRLLDQCMSPNISRSYRSNLRSAPINEATYSSSHYVNRSESSPPIKETFHSDKVIVKSARKRRKSANLSADDSDTSPPRLEKTSSLSPLAYRDYSLFSDPPEITNSPFKGCLSPSRQNNGRCSSLTLETLCTSPLSPKKKVCSTMFSQRMLRHTSPNKVSPQNNFKQKACNKSYSTSVISTSYSDHDPLPLEHCNNQIIIEEIQLALSFETDDDNAPNEDSPDLFKYNIPAQLPRKRYQRVGLFSDFYKDDEPRKRCENMAKCRDKLLYIREEHEYGLMPQPLHIGQHYMRREQDFQLPFDIWWQHIQNQLPKKQEHKVKFRTIRTNVYSDSKVNSRKLEIPLCNCVVPSSGGKGCQDDCLNRMIYTECTSSCTLGDNCDNQKIQKHEWVQGLEKFTTKDRGFGVRTKMFIKNGQFILEYLGEVVSETEFRRRMMEEYSEECHHYALHLDSGSVIDGYRMGNIGRYVNHSCKPNCEMQKWNVNGLYRMVLFALRDILPGEELSYDYNFDPFNQETQQECRCGSSDCRGVIGGKTQRNNNNYCKPEKLEDGKDKRKSKLMNKKIKEKTSENMQVQFLAKPMTFKERCYARKHRTFLVRNVDKVRNQKHPGQEFMPITKEELNILDSTKMSSYNPDLMLIHLNERSIKTRLAAYAKDNPELARRHQLAQIFDKMLTEILSLKDEDGNSLVTQLMTLPSRKKQPQYYQVVRDPIDLSMIKQKVKTGYYDHLSTFNSDLMLLFSNVELYCGPKSDMGQIILKLRRVLNCVKTEVAPQIDELLGAKTTKAFMDTELERLEHPSCKGLDQPEEDIIRCICGVTRDEGLMLQCEKCMRWQHCDCVRANGNEEHYLCDRCEPRYYDPEILLIPSPIDALPDCTHYMTLIKDDVQYAVGDCVYVMRDCKRTSAGTPLRASHRLMASVNPDKLDIFRLEQLWKDPKGEKFASGTPYLRPQETFHEPTRKFYPNELFRTPNFEIIPMDLVMGKCIVMDPNTYCKGRPKGYKEQDIYICEYRVDKTAHLFHKIQKIWYPINTGRFCFDWFKTRLNIKRTFLPHEVPEEYKRKTERSVGTSSGKSENVKEEDKLETKKACKTKMSCFHSGKVKVDESLKNDLKLKAEVKVNVKKGSLHRKVNPETNEDKSALLKLKEKRRKEKRQRLDKILLKLLNNIPGKQKIDLTYLLDEGKRIRKKVTK; encoded by the exons ATGAATCAAGATGGTGCTTCAGAAAAATCTTGTTATTGTGACTCTGGTGACACTAACATAattaacattaactctctgaATGGCTTAAACAAGGATGAATTTTGTATTGGCAGTTCTAATATCAGCAGTGGGGGATTAAAATTAACTATATCTTGCTCTAAAAAGAATTCTGAGGATGTGCAAGATTATTCAATTGGAGCCAACCTgaacaatcaaaatataaacagtGACATACAACATTCAAACATGGAAAATCAG GTTTCAGAAATAGAGGTGGCAACAGATGACTGTacttcaaatttaaaaacagGCCAAGACAAAGAGCCTGGGGCTTCCAGCAATGAACCGGTAACATTTTTAGAGAGATCCTGTTTTATGCCTCCAATGATAAGCCCTAAATCATTAAAGGGTAATCATCTTAAATCATTACCTGTTGATAAACATGATTCTTCATTGTTTGTCAGTACACATAATGAAAGCAGTGTATCTGTTATGAAACCTGGACTAGATCATTTGAAGAGCAATGAAGTGTATAAGCCATACAAAAGATGTAAAAACGAAGGAAGCATACACATATCATCCTTACATGATGTACATGATCCTTTATTCAGATTGGACGCATTACCTAATGTGTCTCCAGACAGTGGAATAATTTCATTAGATGAATCTCCTTTTGGGAATGAATCTCCTAATTCTCTTGTTAATGGTGAATTTAATAGTGAAGTTCAGCATTCTCAGATGTCATCCTCAAACTTTACTCagctattaaataaaaaatttgaccCAAGTCCAATAATTCCAGAAGTTGTTAGAGACAATATTAACTTGAACAATGGtgataaaagaaaagaacattTTGAAATGCTAGAAATTGAAACAAACCTTGTTCAAGAGTGTGATGTCAGTATATTAGCTAAACCTGTAATAATGGAAAATGTCAATGGGGAAAGTATACCAGATTCAGCTACAAGTCAGCCAAATGAACTAAATGGAAGGAGCATAATTGTTTCTTCACCCCATAAAATAAGTCAAATTTCAGGTCGCAAAAAAAGAGGTAGACCCcctaagaaaaagaaaacgttATTGTTGAGACACAAGAAAAGTACACTTTATAGTGGATTATATAATGGATTGCTAAACACAgagaacaaaaatgtatttactgcAGGCATTCAAAGAGGCAGCTACAGACACAGTTCTGAACATTTAGATGGGAAATATTTATCTGGTTCACTATGTTCAAATGCTGAAACTGATTGTACTATtgctaaaacaaaacttaaaaaaaatcttccagGTCGACCTAAAGGTTCATTGTCTAAAAGAACTCTCAGTGCTTCTTTACCTAATAAAttaccttcaaaaaaaaaagtagtgtcAAATCAGATATCTCAGTTAGTTAATTTGTCAGAGAAAGATTGTAATAAACGTCCAAGAGGTAGACCTCGTAAAAAtttagagattgaagaaaaggaTATATTTGTAGATAAGAAAGACCAAAACAACTCAATTCTTGAAGATAATACAAACAAATCCAAAAAATCTGTTCGAAAAAAACACTTGCGTAAAAGACTATTTACTCAAAGGAAAAAGCCAGCATCttcaattaaatgtaaaatcaaTGTTACTGATCAGATtgggcagaaaaaaaataaaaaccaagaCAGTATTCCTCAAAGAGTTAATTCATCTGTTGCCAAGAAGTTAAAACATGTTGCTCCATCTGCTACTCCAGAAAAGAAAACAGATGTCAGTTTATTGAGGCATAAACCTCTTATCAGTCCAGAAAAAACAGTATTTCAGGACAGTGATCTCGATGCTATTCTAAAAAGTGTCAAGTCATCTATAACAAGCCAGTTTGCCAGTGAAGAAATTAACAGCGATTTTATTGGTAACATATTATTTGACAATCCATTCAAGGTTCTTGAGCCAACACCTTTTCCAAAGATGCTTAGGATTGAGCCACCAAAGGCAAACAAACCAAAGCCAAAAAAGAATAGGCTGCATGTGATGATGAGGAGAACTAAGCGAAAGAAACGAAAGAAGATTTCTATTCCTAAAACAGATATATCAGCAGCACTTCCAGTGCCACAAAAATTAGAAGTTTTTTCTACTATGGCACATTTGAAAAGAATGGAAAAATTTACTGTAACACctcaaaaaaaatgtagtagTTTTGGATCACCAACATCTGAAAAACGATTATCTTTTTTTACATCCTGCAGCCAGCCTTCAAAAATATTGGCTACAAGTCGCTTGAATGTTTTTCGTTCAGGAACAGGTGTTGATGACATGCATAGATCTGGTACATTAACAGATTATGATCAGTCAGATTTCTTTgataagagaaacaaaaaacgACACCGGCTTTTGTATAGAAAATCTAAACATAAAAACATCATTGACCCTGTCTTTGCTGCAGATTTGGACTCATTAGTTTCTGGACTAAATGGCATGGCAATATCAGAAAATCCTGCTGATAATTATATAAGGGTACGTCCTGGAGAAATGCCTTTACCTTCAATATTTAGAGTAATAAAAATAGATCTCAATAAAAGTAGAAAGGATAGACTTCTATCATCAGAAACGATAAATTCTGACAGAAGTAAGCAAAGGAAAGAAACACCTGTTACACATGAAATATCCCCTGGAATAAAACCAGCTATGAAAAGTGGTAGAAAGAAAAGCATCTCTGATCAAAATCAAATTAATGATTTTAGAGATTTTTCATTAATAAGTGATTCTCATGATCAGTGTTTACCACCTAAAAAGCGACACAGGTTGGTAAATCTAGAATCTCCTCAGTTTGACTCTTCACCTAGCACTTTTGTAATTGAAAACCTATCCCTCAAGAAGGATTTAAAAGTTCAGAGGAAATGTAGGAGATTAAAGAAATCCCCATATCAGGaagaaaataaacttt GTGATAAGACAAGTAGATTAAATAAGCAGCTATCTACAATGGAGCTAACAATAGATACTAGTAGCTTTACCACAGGTGGTTCCAGTACCTGTGTCTCACCACTGTCTCCTTGTCCAAGTAGACTTTCCACAAGGAGTTCAACTCAACCTTCTTTGTCATCACCATCTCCAACTGGATCAGCAGGGTATAGAAATCGATACAcctctttaagcatttcatcaTTTACATGCCCAGTGCATTCATCTTTGTCTTGCCAGTCTGAGCGTAGCACTTGCCCAGAATGTCGGCTACTAGATCAGTGCATGTCACCAAACATTAGTCGCTCTTATCGTAGTAATCTCAGGTCAGCTCCAATCAATGAAGCCACTTATTCCTCAAGTCATTATGTCAACCGTTCTGAGTCTAGTCCTCCTATTAAAGAAACCTTTCATTCTGACAAAGTTATAGTCAAAAGTGCAAGAAAACGTCGGAAATCAGCCAACCTTTCAGCAGATGACTCAGACACTTCACCACCAAGATTAGAAAAGACTTCATCTTTGTCTCCATTAGCTTACAGAGATTATAGTTTGTTTTCAGACCCTCCAGAAATTACCAATTCTCCGTTTAAAGGCTGTTTATCACCATCTAGACAGAACAATGGAAGGTGTTCCAGTTTAACACTTGAGACATTGTGCACTAGTCCTTTGTCACCTAAAAAGAAAGTGTGCTCTACTATGTTTTCACAAAGAATGTTGCGACATACATCTCCTAACAAAGTTTCtccacaaaataatttcaagcAAAAAGCGTGCAATAAAAGTTATAGCACATCTGTGATTTCTACTTCTTACTCTGATCATGACCCTTTACCCTTGGAACATTGTAATAATCAGATTATTATCGAGGAGATTCAATTAGCACTTTCTTTCGAAAC AGATGATGACAATGCCCCAAATGAGGATTCAccagatttatttaaatataatattcctGCTCAACTCCCACGTAAACGATATCAAAGAGTTGGATTATTTTCAGACTTTTACAAAGACGATGA GCCAAGAAAACGTTGTGAAAATATGGCCAAATGTCGTGATAAGCTTTTGTATATCAGAGAAGAACATGAATATGGACTAATGCCACAACCATTACACATAGGACAACATTATATGAGACGAGAACAGGATTTTCAGTTGCCATTTGACATATGGTGGCAGCATATCCAAAATCAG TTACCTAAAAAGCAAGAACATAAAGTGAAGTTTCGCACAATTAGAACCA aTGTCTACTCAGATAGCAAAGTCAATTCACGTAAACTGGAAATTCCATTGTGTAATTGTGTAGTTCCCTCTTCTGGTGGAAAGGGATGTCAAGATGATTGTCTAAATAG gatgatTTACACAGAATGTACCTCCTCATGTACTTTGGGAGATAATTGTGATAatcaaaaaatacaaaaacatgagTGGGTGCAAGGCTTAGAAAAGTTTACAACTAAAGATAGAGGATTTGGTGTTAGGACAAAAATGTTTATCAAAAATG GACAGTTCATACTGGAATATCTAGGAGAAGTTGTCAGTGAAACAGAATTTCGACGTCGCATGATGGAAGAATATTCAGAAGAATGCCATCATTATGCATTACACCTTGATTCCGGAAGTGTTATAGATGGGTACAGGATGGGGAATATAGGTCGCTATGTCAATCACTCTTGTAAGCCTAACTGTGAGATGCAAAAATG GAATGTTAATGGTTTGTATCGAATGGTTTTGTTTGCTTTGCGAGACATCTTGCCTGGAGAGGAACTAAGTTATGATTACAATTTTGATCCTTTTAACCAAGAAACTCAA CAAGAGTGTCGATGTGGAAGCTCTGATTGCAGAGGTGTCATTGGTGGCAAAACACAACGAAATAACAACAACTATTGTAAACCTGAAAAATTAGAAGATGGCAAAGACAAGCGTAAATCTAAattgatgaataaaaaaattaaagaaaag ACTTCAGAAAATATGCAGGTGCAGTTTCTGGCTAAACCAATGACTTTTAAAGAGCGTTGCTATGCAAGAAAACACAGAACTTTCTTAGTGCGAAATGTAGATAAAGTTCGCAATCAGAAACACCCTGGCCAGGAGTTTATGCCTATTACCAAAGAAGAATTAAATATCTTGGACAGTACTAAAATGAGTAGCTATAATCCAG atctgaTGTTAATCCATTTGAATGAGAGATCTATAAAAACCAG GTTAGCAGCATATGCCAAAGATAACCCAGAACTGGCCAGACGTCATCAGTTAGCACAGATCTTTGACAAAATGCTTACAGAAATTTTGTCTCTTaaag ATGAAGATGGCAACAGTTTGGTCACTCAGCTTATGACATTGCCTTCACGTAAAAAACAACCACAGTATTACCAAGTAGTTAGAGACCCTATAGATTTATCAATGATCAAGCAAAAGGTTAAAACTGGCTACTATGACCATCTAAGTACATTCAATTCAGATCTCATGCTTTTGTTTAGCAATGTGGAG CTATACTGTGGACCAAAGTCAGATATGGGACAAATCATACTGAAGCTTAGAAGAGTCCTGAACTGTGTAAAAACTGAGGTAGCACCTCAGATAGATGAATTACTAGGTGCGAAAACAACAAAAGCTTTTATGGATACTGAACTGGAAAGGTTGGAGCATCCATCTTGCAAAG GTCTTGACCAGCCAGAAGAAGATATTATCAGGTGTATATGTGGTGTGACAAGAGATGAAGGCTTAATGTTGCAGTGTGAAAAATGCATG AGATGGCAACACTGTGATTGTGTTCGAGCTAATGGCAATGAAGAACATTACCTTTGTGATCGTTGCGAACCAAGATATTATGATCCA gaaattctGTTGATCCCATCGCCCATAGATGCTCTGCCTGATTGTACTCATTACATGACTTTAATAAAGGATGATGTTCAATACGCTGTTGGAGATTGTGTATATGTTATGAGAGACTGTAAAAGAACTTCAGCTGGTACACCTTTGCGTGCTTCTCACCGTTTGATGGCATCTGTCAATCCAGATAAACTTGATATCTTCAGACTTGAACAATTATGGAAAGATCCTAA GGGTGAGAAATTTGCAAGTGGAACTCCATATTTGAGACCTCAAGAAACCTTTCATGAACCAACTAGGAAGTTTTACCCCAATGAG ctATTTCGTACACCAAACTTTGAGATTATACCTATGGATCTTGTCATGGGTAAATGCATCGTCATGGATCCCAATACATATTGTAAAGGTCGTCCTAAAGGATATAAGGAGCAAGATATTTACATTTGTGAATACAGAGTTGACAAGACTGCACACTTGTTTCACAAAATTCAGAAAATATG GTATCCTATCAATACAGgcagattttgttttgattggttCAAAACTAGACTCAACatcaaaagaacattttta ccACATGAAGTACCTGAGGAATATAAACGCAAAACTGAGCGCAGTGTTGGTACCAGTAGTGGGAAATCAGAAAATGTGAAAGAAGAAGACAAACTTGAAACCAAGaaagcatgtaaaacaaaaatgagtTGCTTTCATTCCGGAAAGGTGAAAGTTGATGAGAGTCTAAAGAATGATTTGAAGTTAAAAGCAGAAGTGAAGGTCAATGTCAAGAAGGGCAGCTTGCACAGGAAAGTCAATCCAGAAACCAATGAAGATAAAAGTGCTTTACTTAAACTTAAGGAGAAGAGG aGAAAAGAGAAACGACAGAGGCTGGATAAAATCTTATTAAAGCTTCTGAACAATATACCTGGCAAACAGAAGATTGATTTGACATATCTCTTAGATGAAGGGAAAAGAATAAGGAAgaaagtaacaaagtaa